The following coding sequences are from one Leishmania braziliensis MHOM/BR/75/M2904 complete genome, chromosome 36 window:
- a CDS encoding dihydrouridine synthase domain protein-like protein: MRVEESMFYQKAILAPMVRVCSPGFRALCGAHGADVVFTEEVVAAKLATCRREVVHYPTVDTPMAEYVSYDAFKNTYKRSVVLSIPMRGATTYAGPKAKCITSPRIVLQLGVADAELGAAAALVCSDDIDGIDVNMGCPKKFSVQNGFGAALMKRPEVGGAIVRAVHDAVNSNASVEARGGRRVAVSLKTRLKETTEDTVEMLRAMLTAAHHTPTSPVLHAITVHARTPNQRSEQAPLYSRAAEVVRTCRSDTAFEGICFVLNGSILSRQDGEAKCALYGFDGAMIARAALEDARCFHREGRELPTSSAADEGEAQLAEDAKEYAMSIMKELFFYSVRYRTLFHNFKYHLTRAFPVVKVLKPLMKVVQLDLRSYADCYEFFRLSVEERALIDSCAQTMELFAAKSVPVLKRAATPPAASDEYGELAHKLARVEGMAKAST, from the coding sequence ATGAGGGTGGAGGAGTCAATGTTCTACCAAAAGGCGATACTGGCGCCGatggtgcgcgtgtgcagccCTGGCTTTCGCGCCCTGTGCGGCGCTCACGGTGCTGATGTTGTCTTcacagaggaggtggtggccgcCAAGCTTGCGACGTGCCGGCGCGAGGTGGTGCACTACCCCACAGTAGACACGCCAATGGCCGAATATGTTTCCTACGACGCTTTCAAAAACACCTACAAGCGTTCTGTTGTACTGAGCATACCTATGCGTGGCGCCACCACCTACGCCGGGCCCAAGGCGAAGTGCATCACTTCCCCTCGCATTGTGCTGCAACTTGGCGTCGCAGACGCTGAGCttggtgcggctgcggcgcttgTGTGCAGCGATGACATTGACGGCATCGACGTCAACATGGGGTGCCCAAAGAAGTTTAGTGTGCAGAACGGCTTCGGCGCTGCGCTGATGAAGCGGCCGGAGGTGGGCGGGGCGATTGTGCGGGCCGTGCATGACGCTGTGAACAGCAACGCAAGTGTGGAGGCTCGGGGCGGCAGGCGTGTCGCTGTGAGCCTCAAGACACGTCTTAAGGAGACTACGGAGGACACTGTGGAGATGCTGCGAGCGATgctgacggcggcgcacCACACGCCGACGAGTCCTGTCCTGCACGCTATCACCGTTCATGCCCGCACCCCCAACCAGCGGTCTGAGCAGGCTCCACTGTACAGCcgtgcggcagaggtggtgcggaCTTGCAGATCCGACACCGCCTTTGAGGGTATCTGCTTTGTTCTGAACGGTTCCATCCTGTCGCGACAAGACGGAGAGGCAAAGTGTGCTCTGTACGGATTTGACGGAGCCATGATTGCTCGCGCCGCCCTGGAGGACGCGCGGTGCTTTCACCGGGAAGGCCGCGAGCTTCCGACGTCCTCCGCTGCTGACGAGGGCGAGGCACAGTTGGCGGAGGACGCCAAGGAGTACGCCATGTCCATAATGAAGGAGCTTTTTTTCTACTCAGTGCGCTACCGTACCCTCTTCCACAACTTCAAATACCACCTCACACGCGCGTTTCCGGTGGTGAAGGTACTAAAACCGCTCATGAAGGTGGTACAGCTTGACCTACGCAGCTACGCCGACTGCTACGAGTTCTTCCGCTTGAGtgtagaggagagggcgcTGATAGACTCGTGTGCGCAAACGATGGAGCTGTTCGCTGCCAAGTCGGTGCCCGTGCTAAAGCGTGCAGCGACGCCCCCGGCGGCGAGTGATGAGTATGGCGAGCTGGCGCACAAGCTTGCCCGTGTCGAGGGGATGGCGAAGGCGTCAACGTAA
- a CDS encoding putative vacuolar protein sorting-associated protein has translation MLASSASKGNRGRRNCLEQAWHYLNTAFGSTEGLKVLLCDDAACEILSVAYSQHQLLQHNVVLVDMLANQERYPMKHFSCVIVCRPSAASLASVYQELAEGNFASYDIYFTYMLDSTLVQSLANADVLNLVSHVGELYINSIPVTEWVCLMQLKPSPLSKGPSLATNPITYSQWDPNSLERMSEGIISMLLSTNRRPIIRHREGSKASEKLAVEVAARMKSVHATFPDLKATESVLVILDRKDDPITPLLMPWTYEAMIHELIGFQRGNEVAIDDPDAKPEDRVHVVTPQTDAFFGKHRYSDWGQVCVAVSEMVKTYKEMNKFDRNTVSLDEIRNFMNRFPEARKQSAQVTRHCAITSELVAEINGRNLTRLSVLEQDIISNNNVTEHSRLVLEVVQDPKTDVDDALRIVMLYQLHYEKAAGNIIMQLKQELLQRQCPQERVQLIDRLIEYAGQDQRCHEIFRSSTGHMFKAVAKAVGQFGKDVQNVLTQHVPLVKKLINRVYNGTLSVDKYPVRDVLGCPIPIDQAAFVRAKDIIVVYVGGYTFSEAMLLAQINEGNVDNNQEALMNFGKQVTRKLGSDGLTGTSTEPHTAKIEAHVSLITTSMLSSKDFIQSLPS, from the coding sequence ATGCTCGCATCATCCGCCTCGAAGGGGAACCGCGGACGTCGCAACTGCCTGGAGCAGGCTTGGCACTACTTAAACACGGCGTTTGGCTCCACAGAGGGCCTCAAGGTGCTCCTGTGCGATGATGCGGCTTGTGAAATCCTTTCCGTTGCCTACTCTCAGCACCAGCTTCTGCAGCACAATGTCGTGCTAGTTGACATGCTGGCGAACCAGGAGCGCTATCCTATGAAGCACTTTTCCTGCGTGATTGTGTGCCGCCCCTCGGCGGCATCGTTGGCATCTGTGTATCAGGAGCTGGCAGAGGGCAACTTCGCTTCCTATGATATTTACTTTACCTACATGCTGGACTCCACGCTGGTGCAGTCCTTGGCGAATGCTGATGTGCTTAATCTCGTGTCGCACGTTGGGGAGCTGTACATCAACTCCATTCCTGTAACGGAGTGGGTGTGTCTGATGCAGCTGaagccgtcgccgctgtccaAAGGCCCAAGCTTGGCCACGAATCCCATCACGTACAGTCAGTGGGACCCCAACTCGCTTGAGCGCATGTCGGAGGGCATCATAAGCATGCTGCTGTCGACGAATCGCCGGCCGATCATTCGGCACCGCGAGGGCAGCAAGGCTTCCGAGAAGCTCGCGGTGGAGGTAGCGGCTCGCATGAAGAGCGTCCATGCCACATTTCCAGACCTCAAGGCCACCGAGAGCGTGCTGGTGATATTGGACCGCAAGGATGACCCCATTACTCCGCTGTTGATGCCATGGACGTACGAGGCAATGATTCACGAGCTGATTGGCTTTCAGCGCGGCAACGAAGTCGCCATCGACGACCCAGATGCGAAGCCGGAGGACCGCGTGCACGTCGTCACACCGCAGACGGACGCCTTTTTTGGAAAGCACCGCTACAGTGACTGGGGCCAGGTTTGTGTGGCAGTGAGTGAGATGGTAAAGACGTACAAGGAGATGAACAAATTCGACCGCAACACCGTTTCCTTGGATGAAATTCGAAATTTCATGAACCGCTTCCCTGAAGCTCGCAAGCAGTCGGCACAGGTGACCCGACACTGCGCCATCACGAGCGAGCTGGTCGCTGAGATCAATGGTCGCAACCTCACGCGGCTCTCCGTACTCGAGCAGGACATCATTTCCAACAACAATGTGACGGAGCACAGCCGCCTCGTGCTGGAGGTGGTACAAGATCCCAAAACAGATGTCGACGACGCGCTGCGCATTGTGATGCTGTACCAGCTGCACTACGAGAAGGCGGCCGGCAACATCATCATGCAGCTGAAGCAggagctcctgcagcgccaaTGCCCACAGGAGAGGGTCCAGTTGATTGACCGCCTCATCGAGTATGCTGGGCAGGACCAACGGTGCCACGAGATCTTCCGGTCTTCCACAGGGCATATGTTTAAGGCGGTTGCGAAGGCGGTTGGCCAGTTCGGAAAGGACGTACAGAACGTTCTCACGCAGCACGTACCGCTAGTCAAAAAGCTAATCAACCGAGTCTACAACGGTACACTGTCGGTGGACAAGTATCCAGTGAGGGATGTGCTGGGGTGTCCTATCCCCATTGACCAGGCCGCGTTTGTGCGCGCCAAAGACATTATCGTTGTGTACGTCGGTGGTTACACTTTTTCtgaggcgatgctgctggcgcagatCAACGAAGGCAACGTAGACAACAACCAGGAGGCGCTAATGAACTTCGGCAAGCAGGTGACGCGTAAgctcggcagcgacggcctCACGGGAACATCGACGGAGCCGCACACCGCTAAGATTGAGGCTCATGTCTCCCTCATCACGACGTCGATGCTGAGCAGCAAGGATTTCATTCAGTCGTTGCCCTCGTAG